In Streptomyces sp. NBC_00483, a single window of DNA contains:
- a CDS encoding amidohydrolase family protein, which yields MSPRRTLIHNGIVIPCDGTKTVLDPGSVLLEGDRIVAVDRPEAFAGTDAQVIDATGHAVIPGLHNTHLHSGLLRGTAESKSLWDWLRDYVDPAHKALTPDIAEAASLLCYTESLRAGTTSVMDMWRHMEGSAHAAEQVGIRATLVPYVADLPGYDYFETLETNRRLLKEYRTYAGGRVRSWVGLEHLFYCSEEAFRAAAALADEFDTGLHTHSSETTWEVEESLRQFGRRPVEEFHHRGILGPRTVIAHCVWLDDRELDLLAETGTNVAHCPCSNMKLSSGPARVADMRRRGIAVGIGSDGEKENNNLDLLEEMKFASLLQKVTSLDPTTGDPWDILDMATRDGARALGLDDITGSLVAGKRADVVTVDLRALHTTPLLHGDDFNAVPHLVFSASAADVDHVWVDGELHVSGGKVLSVDTEQVRLRAQEAAEELFRRRAALLH from the coding sequence ATGTCACCCCGCCGCACTCTCATCCACAACGGCATCGTCATCCCCTGCGACGGCACGAAGACGGTCCTTGACCCCGGCTCCGTCCTCCTGGAGGGCGACCGCATCGTCGCCGTCGACCGCCCGGAGGCCTTCGCCGGCACCGACGCGCAGGTCATCGACGCCACCGGCCATGCCGTCATTCCCGGCCTGCACAACACCCACCTGCACTCGGGCCTGTTGCGCGGCACCGCCGAGTCCAAGTCCCTGTGGGACTGGCTGCGCGACTACGTGGACCCGGCCCACAAGGCCCTCACCCCCGACATCGCCGAAGCCGCGTCGCTGCTCTGCTACACGGAATCCCTGCGCGCGGGCACCACGTCCGTGATGGACATGTGGCGCCACATGGAGGGCTCGGCACACGCCGCCGAGCAGGTCGGCATCCGCGCCACGCTCGTCCCCTACGTCGCCGACCTCCCCGGCTACGACTACTTCGAGACGCTGGAGACCAACCGCCGCCTGCTGAAGGAGTACCGCACGTACGCGGGCGGCCGGGTGCGCTCGTGGGTGGGCCTTGAGCACCTCTTCTACTGCAGCGAGGAGGCCTTCCGCGCGGCCGCCGCGCTGGCGGACGAATTCGACACCGGGCTGCACACCCACTCCTCCGAGACGACGTGGGAAGTCGAGGAGTCCCTACGGCAGTTCGGGCGCCGACCCGTCGAGGAGTTCCACCATCGCGGCATCCTCGGACCGCGCACCGTCATCGCCCACTGTGTCTGGCTCGACGACCGCGAACTCGACCTGCTGGCCGAGACCGGCACGAACGTCGCCCACTGCCCCTGCTCCAACATGAAGCTGTCGTCGGGCCCCGCCCGGGTCGCCGACATGCGCCGGCGCGGCATCGCCGTCGGCATCGGCAGCGACGGCGAGAAGGAGAACAACAACCTCGACCTGCTGGAGGAGATGAAGTTCGCCTCGCTGCTGCAGAAGGTGACCTCGCTCGACCCGACGACCGGCGACCCGTGGGACATCCTCGACATGGCCACCCGCGACGGCGCCCGCGCCCTCGGCCTCGACGACATCACGGGGTCACTGGTGGCGGGCAAGCGCGCCGACGTCGTCACCGTCGACCTGCGCGCGCTGCACACCACTCCCCTCCTCCACGGCGACGACTTCAACGCCGTCCCCCACCTGGTGTTCTCCGCGTCCGCCGCCGACGTCGACCATGTGTGGGTCGACGGCGAACTACATGTGTCCGGCGGGAAGGTGCTGAGCGTGGACACGGAGCAGGTACGGCTGCGGGCGCAGGAGGCGGCGGAGGAACTGTTCCGGCGGCGGGCGGCACTTCTGCACTGA
- a CDS encoding NAD(P)/FAD-dependent oxidoreductase, whose amino-acid sequence MSATGKPTGRRTSAARDGAEVLVVGAGVAGLACARDLLSAGVDAQVLEAADEVGGRMRADRVDGFVVDRGFQVCNTSYPQVRRRVSLRGLRLRPFTPGVLIHAPGGRLRFSDPTRRPRTVPDLLPGRLAGPRDLAALGALSARDMLAPARLLKRSADTTTRTALAAAGISEDLVERFFRPFLSGVFLEDELETSARVFHLVWRSMLRGTLCLPTTGVGALPRALAAALPPYAVRLETPVAELTDAGVLTTGGEEIHARAVVVATGPGAVPGLLPQVTTPGSRVVTTYYHVAPRSPLGEPTLLVDTERRFLNTCVLSDVVPEYAPPGHTLVATSVLGRDTEGRERAVREAAGEAYGTGCDGWDLLTHRTVEDALPAMTPPQPLTRTTRVTPGRYVCGDHRATGSVQGALASGARAAREVLQDLRR is encoded by the coding sequence ATGTCCGCCACTGGCAAGCCCACGGGGCGTCGCACGTCCGCGGCCAGGGACGGTGCCGAGGTGCTCGTGGTCGGGGCAGGCGTCGCCGGGCTCGCCTGCGCCCGGGACCTGCTGTCGGCCGGCGTCGACGCCCAGGTCCTGGAGGCCGCGGACGAGGTGGGCGGCCGGATGCGCGCGGACCGGGTCGACGGCTTCGTGGTGGACCGCGGCTTCCAGGTCTGCAACACCTCCTACCCGCAGGTCCGGCGCAGAGTGTCGCTGCGGGGCCTGCGCCTGCGGCCCTTCACCCCCGGTGTCCTGATCCACGCCCCTGGCGGCCGGCTCCGCTTCAGCGACCCCACCCGCCGACCGCGCACGGTGCCCGACCTGCTGCCGGGCCGCCTCGCCGGTCCCCGGGACCTCGCCGCCCTCGGCGCGCTGTCCGCCCGGGACATGCTGGCGCCCGCCCGGCTGCTCAAGCGGTCCGCCGACACCACCACACGTACCGCGCTCGCGGCCGCCGGGATCTCGGAGGACCTCGTGGAGCGGTTCTTCCGCCCGTTCCTGTCGGGGGTGTTCCTGGAGGACGAGCTGGAGACATCCGCCCGGGTGTTCCACCTGGTGTGGCGGAGCATGCTGCGCGGCACGCTGTGCCTGCCGACCACGGGGGTCGGCGCGCTGCCGCGGGCCCTCGCGGCGGCCCTGCCCCCGTACGCCGTACGGCTGGAGACCCCCGTCGCCGAACTCACTGACGCAGGGGTGCTCACCACCGGTGGCGAGGAGATCCACGCGCGGGCGGTCGTGGTCGCCACCGGCCCGGGCGCCGTCCCGGGGCTGCTGCCGCAGGTCACCACGCCCGGCTCCCGCGTGGTGACGACGTACTACCACGTCGCCCCGCGCTCCCCGCTCGGCGAGCCGACCCTGCTCGTCGACACCGAACGCCGTTTCCTCAACACGTGTGTGCTCAGCGACGTCGTGCCCGAGTACGCGCCGCCCGGCCACACTCTCGTCGCCACCTCGGTGCTCGGCCGGGACACGGAGGGCCGTGAGCGGGCGGTGCGGGAGGCCGCCGGGGAGGCGTACGGCACCGGCTGCGACGGTTGGGACCTGCTGACCCACCGCACTGTGGAGGACGCGCTGCCCGCCATGACACCGCCGCAGCCGCTGACCCGGACCACGCGCGTGACGCCGGGCCGCTACGTGTGCGGCGACCACCGGGCCACCGGCTCGGTCCAGGGCGCGCTTGCCTCCGGCGCCCGAGCCGCCCGCGAGGTGCTGCAGGACTTGCGACGCTGA
- a CDS encoding MFS transporter — MNTDTDTPLTHAQDTATDTPLTHAQDTGTDTPLTHAQDTGTESSTTSGRKLRTVVLSSLLGTTVEWYDFFLYSTAASLVFGKLFFPETNGTVGTMLAFATFAVGFVARPLGGLLFGHIGDRVGRKRTLAFTMGLMGVSTALIGLLPTYEQAGALAPVLLLVLRVAQGVALGGEWAGAVLLAVEHGPEGRKGRFGSYPQIGLALGLALGTGVFALLSNVLSDDAFLGYGWRVAFLASLVLVAVGLTVRLKIDETPAFRAVLGRTTEPRAVPLVEVVRERLTRRHLLLGMVARWGEGVAFNTWGVFALTYATGTLQLPRTPVLLTVTGASLVMAVLVPVSGRLVDRFGARRTYMTGMAAFGVSVFPAFLLFQTGGMLGFAVALVLALGIVHACFYGAQGTLFAALFPVHVRYTGMSAVYQVSGIFASGITPLLVTAFLALGSGTPWLACGYLVLSAAGSVWATSRLREKDLFVRTGRATDGA; from the coding sequence ATGAACACGGACACGGACACACCACTGACGCACGCCCAGGACACGGCCACGGACACACCACTGACGCACGCTCAGGACACGGGCACAGACACACCACTGACGCACGCCCAGGACACGGGCACAGAGAGCAGCACCACGTCCGGACGCAAACTGCGGACCGTCGTCCTCTCCAGCCTGCTGGGCACCACCGTCGAGTGGTACGACTTCTTCCTCTACAGCACGGCCGCGAGCCTCGTCTTCGGGAAGCTGTTCTTCCCGGAGACGAACGGCACCGTCGGCACCATGCTCGCCTTCGCCACGTTCGCGGTGGGCTTCGTCGCGCGTCCGCTCGGCGGCCTGCTCTTCGGACACATCGGCGACCGCGTGGGCCGCAAGCGCACCCTCGCGTTCACCATGGGCCTGATGGGCGTCTCGACCGCGCTGATCGGCCTCCTGCCCACGTACGAACAGGCGGGCGCGCTCGCCCCCGTACTGCTGCTGGTCCTGCGTGTCGCGCAAGGCGTGGCGCTCGGCGGCGAGTGGGCGGGAGCCGTCCTGCTGGCGGTGGAGCACGGACCGGAGGGCCGCAAGGGCCGGTTCGGCAGCTACCCGCAGATCGGCCTGGCGCTCGGACTCGCCCTCGGCACGGGCGTGTTCGCGCTCCTGAGCAACGTACTGAGCGACGATGCGTTCCTCGGCTACGGGTGGCGGGTCGCGTTCCTCGCCAGCCTTGTCCTGGTGGCGGTCGGGCTGACCGTACGGCTGAAGATCGACGAGACGCCCGCCTTCCGCGCCGTGCTCGGCCGGACGACTGAGCCCAGGGCCGTACCCCTGGTCGAGGTGGTGCGCGAGCGGCTGACGCGCCGTCACCTGCTGCTTGGCATGGTGGCCCGCTGGGGCGAGGGCGTGGCCTTCAACACGTGGGGCGTCTTCGCGCTGACGTATGCGACCGGGACGCTCCAACTGCCGCGCACCCCCGTGTTGTTGACGGTGACCGGTGCGTCGCTGGTGATGGCGGTGCTCGTCCCGGTGTCGGGGCGGCTGGTGGACCGGTTCGGCGCACGGCGCACGTATATGACGGGCATGGCCGCGTTCGGGGTGTCGGTCTTTCCCGCCTTCCTGCTGTTCCAGACGGGCGGCATGCTGGGCTTCGCCGTGGCGCTCGTGCTCGCCCTGGGCATCGTGCACGCCTGCTTCTACGGGGCGCAGGGCACGCTGTTCGCCGCGCTGTTCCCGGTGCACGTGCGCTACACGGGGATGTCGGCCGTCTACCAGGTGTCCGGCATCTTCGCGTCAGGCATCACACCGCTGCTGGTCACCGCGTTTCTCGCACTCGGGTCCGGCACACCATGGCTGGCGTGCGGGTACCTCGTCCTCTCCGCGGCGGGCAGTGTCTGGGCGACGTCCCGGCTCCGCGAGAAGGACCTGTTCGTACGGACCGGCCGCGCGACCGACGGTGCGTAG
- a CDS encoding nucleoside deaminase, whose product MTPTSTTTTATTTVPSAQDEAFLRAAIVAAAQSRAAGNHPFGALLVLDGEQVLEAGNTVVTERDATGHAETNLVRLATRTYDRDTLDRATLYTSTEPCAMCAGAVYWSGIGRVAYALGEDELLALTGANPENPTMALPCREVLAAGQRPVDVVGPCLHEEAAAVHADFWN is encoded by the coding sequence ATGACGCCCACGAGCACCACCACGACCGCGACCACCACCGTGCCCAGCGCACAGGACGAGGCGTTCCTGCGGGCCGCCATCGTCGCGGCGGCGCAGTCCCGCGCCGCCGGTAACCATCCCTTCGGCGCGCTGCTCGTCCTCGACGGCGAGCAGGTCCTGGAGGCCGGCAACACCGTCGTCACCGAGCGGGACGCCACCGGCCACGCCGAGACCAACCTCGTACGCCTGGCGACCCGCACCTACGACCGCGACACACTGGACCGCGCCACGCTCTACACCTCCACGGAGCCGTGCGCGATGTGCGCCGGAGCCGTCTACTGGAGCGGCATCGGCCGCGTCGCCTACGCCCTCGGCGAGGACGAACTCCTCGCCCTGACCGGCGCGAACCCCGAGAACCCGACGATGGCACTGCCGTGTCGGGAGGTGCTGGCGGCCGGGCAGCGTCCGGTGGATGTCGTCGGGCCGTGCCTGCACGAAGAGGCGGCGGCGGTGCACGCGGACTTCTGGAACTGA
- a CDS encoding purine-cytosine permease family protein, protein MRADPERPSTSTSTSTIERLGAEPVPLTRRHGRPWSLFTLWFGANVQFATLSVGALSTSVFGLDLLPAVLAIVTGTLLSSALVGLFSTRGPLTGVLQLVQSRGPFGRLGNLPSAAFTVVNGVGWCVVDSLLGVFILRDLTGMGFAPALVLMAVAQLGIAVVGYRLIHTVERVLAVVLVVVFAVMSVYGFGAAHATAPVNPADGSTSAFLLVVAVTSARVLGWSAYASDYSRYLPAQSSPRRVFLAAGGGGALAGVWIGSLGAALGTVGALDDPSAMVSGLLPGALGTVVLLCLLLSTLASTVIDLYSGAMAALVAGFSIPRWVSVLVVGGLGTALAWYAGHGDFATQLNDFLLMTGYWLAPWGAVMIVAYWGRGRRTLADPYDPGHRFGRGLPCVLLAIAAELPFMNQSLYTGPLAEAHPVLGSFGLFVGFAVAGAAYTVVCPRPRLSERPQPSEPYEKLRSEA, encoded by the coding sequence ATGCGCGCCGACCCCGAACGACCCTCGACCTCGACCTCGACCTCGACCATCGAACGTCTGGGAGCCGAACCCGTGCCGCTCACGCGGCGGCACGGCCGCCCCTGGTCGCTCTTCACGCTATGGTTCGGCGCGAACGTGCAGTTCGCGACGCTCAGCGTGGGCGCCCTGTCCACGTCGGTGTTCGGCCTCGACCTGCTGCCGGCCGTCCTCGCGATCGTCACTGGCACGCTGCTCAGCTCGGCGCTTGTCGGCCTGTTCTCGACGCGCGGGCCGCTCACCGGTGTGCTCCAACTCGTCCAGTCCCGGGGCCCGTTCGGCCGGCTCGGGAATCTGCCGTCGGCGGCGTTCACCGTGGTCAACGGAGTCGGTTGGTGTGTGGTCGACTCGCTGCTCGGGGTCTTCATCCTGCGCGATCTGACGGGCATGGGATTCGCACCCGCGCTCGTCCTGATGGCGGTGGCCCAGCTCGGCATCGCGGTCGTGGGATACCGGTTGATCCACACCGTGGAGCGGGTCCTGGCCGTGGTCCTGGTGGTGGTGTTCGCGGTGATGTCGGTGTACGGCTTCGGCGCGGCGCACGCGACCGCTCCCGTGAACCCGGCCGACGGCTCGACCTCCGCGTTCCTGCTGGTCGTCGCCGTCACCTCGGCCCGCGTGCTCGGCTGGTCCGCGTACGCGTCCGACTACAGCCGCTATCTGCCGGCGCAGAGTTCGCCGCGTCGGGTGTTCCTCGCGGCGGGCGGCGGCGGTGCGCTCGCCGGGGTGTGGATCGGCTCGCTCGGCGCGGCGCTGGGCACGGTGGGCGCGCTCGACGACCCCAGCGCCATGGTCAGCGGCCTGCTGCCGGGCGCCCTCGGCACCGTCGTGCTGCTGTGCCTGCTGCTCTCCACGCTCGCCTCCACGGTCATCGACCTGTACTCCGGTGCGATGGCGGCGCTCGTCGCCGGATTCAGCATTCCGCGCTGGGTGTCGGTCCTCGTCGTCGGTGGCCTCGGCACGGCGCTCGCCTGGTACGCGGGGCACGGCGACTTCGCGACGCAGCTCAACGACTTTCTCCTGATGACGGGTTACTGGCTGGCGCCGTGGGGCGCGGTGATGATCGTCGCGTACTGGGGCCGCGGGCGGCGCACGCTCGCCGATCCGTACGACCCGGGGCACCGCTTCGGCCGGGGCCTGCCGTGCGTGCTGCTTGCCATCGCGGCCGAGCTGCCGTTCATGAACCAGTCCCTCTATACGGGGCCGCTCGCCGAGGCACATCCGGTGCTCGGCTCGTTCGGCCTGTTCGTCGGGTTCGCGGTGGCGGGGGCCGCGTACACCGTGGTGTGTCCACGCCCCCGCCTGTCCGAACGACCCCAACCATCCGAACCGTACGAGAAGTTGAGGAGTGAGGCATGA
- a CDS encoding SigB/SigF/SigG family RNA polymerase sigma factor gives MIERACEDPVSIAPRDAREVGKYFFEHLAGLEEGTREYQYVRNALIEMNLSFVKYAASRFKHRGQEEMEDIIQVGTIGLIKAIDRFELSREVEFTTFALPYITGEIKRFFRDTTWAVHVPRRLQEARVELSKATDELQTRLGRQPTTAELAELMQLEPAEIAEAQKAANGYNATSLDATFTGHDTEGDSAPLADVIGVEEDMYELIDNYRSLAPLMTRLDARDRRIIHLRFVEERTQQEIADALDVSQMHVSRLLTRILAKLRTGLMATA, from the coding sequence CTGATCGAGCGTGCCTGTGAGGACCCGGTCTCGATCGCTCCCCGCGATGCGCGTGAGGTGGGCAAGTACTTCTTCGAGCACCTCGCCGGCCTCGAGGAAGGCACCCGCGAGTATCAGTACGTGCGCAACGCGCTGATCGAGATGAACCTCTCCTTCGTCAAGTACGCCGCCTCCCGCTTCAAGCATCGCGGCCAAGAGGAGATGGAGGACATCATCCAGGTCGGAACCATCGGCCTGATCAAGGCGATCGACCGCTTCGAGCTTTCTCGCGAGGTCGAGTTCACCACCTTCGCCCTGCCCTACATCACCGGGGAGATCAAGCGGTTCTTCCGTGACACCACCTGGGCGGTGCATGTCCCGCGGCGCCTGCAGGAGGCGCGCGTCGAACTGTCCAAGGCCACCGACGAGTTGCAGACCCGTCTGGGGCGGCAGCCCACCACCGCCGAACTCGCAGAGCTCATGCAGTTGGAGCCGGCCGAGATCGCCGAGGCGCAGAAGGCCGCCAACGGCTACAACGCCACTTCCCTCGACGCCACTTTCACCGGCCACGACACCGAGGGGGACTCCGCCCCGCTCGCCGACGTGATCGGTGTCGAGGAGGACATGTACGAACTGATCGACAACTACCGCTCCCTGGCGCCGCTCATGACCCGGCTCGACGCACGCGACCGCAGGATCATTCACCTCCGTTTCGTCGAGGAACGCACCCAGCAGGAGATCGCCGACGCCCTCGACGTCTCCCAGATGCACGTCTCCCGCCTCCTCACCCGCATCCTGGCCAAGCTCCGCACCGGCCTGATGGCCACGGCGTAG
- a CDS encoding LLM class flavin-dependent oxidoreductase — protein sequence MSTLTFHWFLPTTGDSRHVVGGGHGSTPGTAGGDRPASVEYLGQIARTAEQLGFEGALTPTGAWCEDAWLTTAMLTQVTERLKFLVAFRPGQISPTLSAQMAATYQRQSHGRLLLNVVTGGESAEQRAYGDFLDKDQRYARTGEFLDIVRRLWDGQTVDHHGEHLRVEGARLNRLPDPVPSVYFGGSSPAALDVAARHTDTYLTWGEPPAAVAEKIAEVRRRAELLGRTVRFGIRLHVIARDTAAQAWAEAERLLQGMDPERVAAVQRGLATSESEGQKRMRALHASGTSSDLEIYPNLWAGVGLVRGGAGTALVGSHTEVADRIEEYHRLGIDEFVLSGVPHLEEAYWFGEGVLPLLERRGAWRHPAAPAPVEPGTVAFAGV from the coding sequence ATGTCCACACTCACCTTCCACTGGTTCCTGCCCACCACCGGCGACAGCCGCCACGTCGTCGGCGGCGGTCACGGCTCGACCCCCGGCACCGCAGGGGGCGACCGTCCGGCGTCCGTGGAGTACCTGGGCCAGATCGCCCGTACCGCCGAACAGCTCGGCTTCGAGGGGGCGTTGACGCCCACCGGCGCCTGGTGCGAGGACGCGTGGCTGACCACGGCGATGCTGACGCAGGTCACCGAGCGGCTGAAGTTCCTCGTCGCCTTCCGGCCCGGCCAGATCTCCCCCACGCTCTCCGCCCAGATGGCCGCCACCTATCAACGGCAGTCCCACGGGCGTCTGTTGCTGAACGTGGTGACCGGCGGCGAGAGCGCCGAGCAGCGTGCCTACGGGGACTTCCTCGACAAGGACCAGCGGTACGCACGGACGGGCGAGTTCCTCGACATCGTGCGCCGCCTGTGGGACGGGCAGACCGTCGACCACCACGGCGAGCACCTCCGCGTGGAGGGCGCCCGCCTGAACCGGCTGCCTGACCCGGTGCCCAGTGTCTACTTCGGCGGCTCCTCCCCCGCGGCCCTGGACGTCGCCGCCCGGCACACCGACACGTACCTGACCTGGGGCGAGCCGCCGGCGGCCGTCGCCGAGAAGATCGCCGAGGTCCGCAGGCGGGCCGAACTCCTCGGCCGCACCGTCCGGTTCGGCATCCGGCTGCACGTCATCGCCCGCGACACCGCCGCGCAGGCATGGGCGGAGGCCGAGCGGCTGCTGCAGGGCATGGACCCGGAGCGCGTCGCCGCCGTCCAGCGCGGCCTCGCGACCTCCGAGTCCGAGGGCCAGAAGCGGATGCGCGCGCTGCACGCCAGCGGCACCAGCTCCGACCTGGAGATCTACCCCAACCTGTGGGCCGGTGTCGGCCTGGTGCGCGGCGGCGCCGGTACCGCCCTGGTCGGCAGCCACACGGAGGTCGCCGACCGCATCGAGGAGTACCACCGGCTGGGCATCGACGAGTTCGTCCTCTCGGGCGTGCCGCACCTGGAAGAGGCGTACTGGTTCGGGGAGGGCGTCCTGCCGCTGCTGGAGCGCCGCGGTGCCTGGCGCCACCCGGCCGCACCGGCCCCCGTCGAGCCCGGCACCGTGGCGTTCGCAGGCGTGTGA
- a CDS encoding helix-turn-helix transcriptional regulator — MEEQTTSHTGWTFLTNHARVLAAIADNRQVRIRDLATHCRLTERAVQRIITDLEEAGYLSHVREGRSNVYEIDPAKILRHPAEADVSVASLLALLARDEADRTNSALRTS, encoded by the coding sequence ATGGAGGAGCAGACGACGTCGCACACCGGGTGGACGTTCTTGACCAACCACGCCCGGGTACTCGCAGCCATTGCCGACAACCGCCAGGTCCGCATCCGCGACCTGGCCACGCATTGCCGCCTGACCGAGCGTGCGGTGCAGCGGATCATCACGGACCTCGAAGAGGCCGGCTACCTCTCGCATGTGCGCGAGGGCCGCAGCAACGTCTACGAGATCGACCCGGCGAAGATCCTGCGGCACCCGGCCGAGGCGGACGTGAGCGTGGCCTCCTTGCTGGCACTGCTCGCGCGCGACGAAGCCGACCGCACCAACTCCGCGCTGCGCACCTCCTGA